A window of the Lactuca sativa cultivar Salinas chromosome 7, Lsat_Salinas_v11, whole genome shotgun sequence genome harbors these coding sequences:
- the LOC111895629 gene encoding uncharacterized protein LOC111895629, with protein sequence MEATPATSRLEIDPSARGFKCSSKAISMEATQATSRLEIDPSAMAFKRSSKAISMEATQATSRLEIDPSARAFKRSSKAISMEATQATSHLEIDPLNYTISLPLPVVPPAAAPRTRRNGRQAPRHGKSPTIPPPFPWATNHRATVHSIKHLTDAGINVISGNMHCKRCDRQYKIEYDLKQKFHDIACYVAENKYKFRERAPATWMNPVLPKCNHCGQDNVMKPVMAEKKKEINWLFLLLGQMLGCCTLEQLKYFCKHTKNHRTGAKDRVLFLTYLGLCKQVDPNGPFERE encoded by the coding sequence ATGGAGGCCACACCAGCTACTTCCCGCCTTGAAATCGATCCATCTGCTAGGGGTTTCAAATGTTCTTCTAAAGCTATATCAATGGAGGCAACACAAGCTACTTCCCGCCTTGAAATCGATCCATCTGCTATGGCTTTCAAACGCTCTTCTAAAGCAATATCAATGGAGGCAACACAAGCTACTTCCCGCCTTGAAATCGATCCATCTGCTAGGGCTTTCAAACGTTCTTCTAAAGCAATATCAATGGAGGCAACACAAGCTACTTCTCACCTTGAAATCGACCCACTAAACTACACTATTTCACTGCCGCTGCCGGTAGTTCCACCAGCCGCCGCACCCCGCACCCGTAGAAATGGAAGACAAGCTCCACGTCATGGTAAATCACCAACTATCCCGCCGCCGTTCCCATGGGCAACCAACCACCGTGCCACTGTCCACAGCATCAAACACCTGACGGACGCCGGCATCAACGTCATCTCCGGCAACATGCACTGCAAGCGATGTGACAGGCAGTACAAGATCGAATACGATCTGAAACAAAAGTTTCATGACATTGCATGTTATGTTGCGGAGAACAAATACAAGTTCCGTGAAAGAGCTCCGGCGACATGGATGAATCCGGTTCTACCAAAGTGCAATCACTGTGGTCAAGATAATGTTATGAAGCCGGTGATGGcggagaagaagaaagagattAACTGGCTGTTCTTGCTTCTTGGACAGATGCTTGGGTGTTGTACTTTGGAGCAGTTGAAGTACTTCTGTAAGCATACTAAGAATCATCGAACTGGGGCCAAAGATAGGGTTCTGTTCTTGACGTATTTAGGGTTGTGTAAGCAAGTCGACCCCAATGGACCCTTTGAGCGTGAATGA